CGCGGAGCTGGCCGAGTTGCAGTGGGCGCTGGACCACCTGGTCTGCTACTCCGAGGTCTATGCCGACCTGGCCACTGCCGGCAAGGTGCGCGAGCTGGGCCACGACCTGAAGGTGCTGCTGCCCACCCACTTCGTGCGCGAGGAAGCCACGGTGCTGACCACGGTGGCACGCATCAGCCCCGAGCTGGCCGATTTCGCCGCCGAGATGAAGCGGCAGCACAAGGAGCTGGGGGTGGAGTTCAAGGCCTTCCTGGCGGCACTGCAGGAGTTCGAGAGTTCGAACGACCTGGACACCGCCGTCTGCCACATCAAGGAATCGGGCGCGCAGTTCGCCCGCGACCTGGGCGCGCACGTGGCTCTGGAAGAGCGCCAGTTGAGCGGCTTCCTATGAGAGCCGCGCACGACCTCGCCGGCTGTCCCACGAGAACAAGTTTTTGCCTGCTGCTGCGGGCGGAGGCCGCCGAACCTGGCGCTCCCTCCGCCCGCGGCCGCGGGCCGCAATCCTGGAGGAACCGTGTCCGCTACCAGCATTGATACCCGCATTCATACCCCGGAAGAGAAGATCGCGCCCCCGTATCCCGGCAACATCTCCACCGTCGACGGCTCGGGCGCGGTGGTGTGGGTGGAGTCGCACATCTGCCAGGGGGCCTGCGCCTATCCCATCACCCCCTCCACCCCCATGGGCGACGGCTTCGCCATGGAGTACGCCAACGGCACCCGCAACCTGTGGGACGAGCCGCTGCAGTTCCTGGAGCCGGAGTCGGAGCACAGCTCGGCCTCGGCCTGCGAAGGCTTCGCCCTGGCGGGCGGCCGCGTCACCAACTTCACCAGCGGCCAGGGGCTGATCCTGATGAAGGAAGTGCTGTACGTGATCGCGGGGAAGCGCCTGCCCGTGGTCTTCCACATCGGGGCGCGGGCGCTGACCTCGCACTCGCTCAACGTGCACGCCGGGCACGACGACGTGATGGGGGTGGCCGACTGCGGCTGGGGCATGCTCTTCGGGCGCAACGCGCAGGAGGCCGCCGACCTGGCCCTGATCGCGCGCCGCGCCGCCGAGGATTCCGAGACCCCGTTCATGAACGTCCAGGACGGCTTCCTGACCACGCACACCTTGGAGACCATCCGCCTGCCCGAGGCCGAGTTGATGCGCGAGTTCGTGGGGCGTCCGCAGGATCGTATCCGCAACCTCTTCGATCCCCTGCACCCCATGCTGAGCGGCCCGGTGCAGAACCAGGACAGCTACATGAAGGGCAAGGTGGCGCAGCGCGCCTTCTACGACCGGGTGGCCCCGGCGCTGCTCAACGCCATGCACGACTACAGCGCGCGCACCGGCCGGCACTACGACTTCCTGCGTCCCTACCGCATGGAGGACGCCGACTACGCCTTCGTGGGCATGGGCTCCATGATGGACACGGCCGAAGCCACGGTGGACTACCTGCGCGAGCGCGGGGTGCGCATCGGGTGCGTCACCCTAGTCAGCTTCCGCCCCTTCCCCACCTTCGAGCTGGCCGCCCTGCTCAAGAACTGCCACGCGGTGGCGGTGATCGAGCGCTGCGACGTCCCCCTGGCGCAGTCGAACCCGCTGACCATGGAGGTCAAAGCGGCGCTGAGCGACGCGCAGACGGAGAGTTCAGTAGTCCGCTTCGGCCGCCGCCCGGAGATCTTCTCCGGGGTGGCGGGGCTGGGCGGGCGCGACAT
Above is a window of Terriglobales bacterium DNA encoding:
- a CDS encoding hemerythrin domain-containing protein, which produces AELAELQWALDHLVCYSEVYADLATAGKVRELGHDLKVLLPTHFVREEATVLTTVARISPELADFAAEMKRQHKELGVEFKAFLAALQEFESSNDLDTAVCHIKESGAQFARDLGAHVALEERQLSGFL